A single Thermodesulfobacteriota bacterium DNA region contains:
- the nuoD gene encoding NADH dehydrogenase (quinone) subunit D: protein MERIEFISEEPFVVNDDGTRTETMMLNMGPQHPATHGVLRVVLHLDGEMVVKAVPYIGYLHRGIEKLCEHITYQQCLPYTDRMDYIASICNNIGYILTVEKLLGIEDEIPERAKVAEVILFELGRIESHLVGIGTNALDLGAMSAFLYCFKERERIYEILETVCGARLTTSYPRVGGLPLDLPDNFEEVVRNFLKEFPKTMKEVDNLLTRNKIWIERTKNVAVISAEDAVDLGLTGPALRGSGVPYDVRKANPYLGYENYDFEVPIANEGDAYSRFICRFEEMRQSLKIIEQALDNLPDGPYIADLPDIVLPEKELTYTKMESLIRHFVIVYEGFKPPAGEVQHAVENPKGELSYYLISDGTGKPYRMRVRGPSFVNMQALSKMVEGSLVADVIAAIGSLDIVLGEIDR, encoded by the coding sequence ATGGAAAGGATTGAATTCATAAGCGAAGAGCCGTTTGTAGTTAATGATGACGGCACCCGTACTGAGACGATGATGCTCAATATGGGACCGCAGCACCCGGCGACCCACGGAGTTTTAAGAGTAGTACTGCATTTAGACGGCGAGATGGTCGTTAAGGCCGTACCTTATATTGGTTATCTTCACAGAGGAATCGAGAAGCTTTGCGAGCACATTACTTATCAGCAGTGTCTACCTTACACAGACCGAATGGACTATATTGCATCAATATGCAACAACATCGGCTACATACTTACAGTTGAAAAGCTACTTGGTATTGAGGATGAGATTCCTGAGCGCGCAAAAGTTGCCGAGGTAATACTTTTTGAACTCGGCAGAATTGAATCTCACCTAGTAGGAATCGGAACTAACGCCCTTGATCTTGGAGCAATGAGTGCTTTTCTATACTGCTTTAAGGAAAGAGAGAGAATCTATGAAATTTTAGAAACAGTATGCGGCGCAAGGCTAACGACGTCTTATCCAAGGGTGGGCGGGCTTCCTTTGGATCTTCCGGATAATTTTGAAGAGGTTGTAAGAAATTTCCTAAAAGAGTTTCCAAAAACTATGAAAGAGGTAGACAACCTCTTAACTAGAAATAAAATCTGGATTGAAAGAACAAAAAATGTTGCTGTTATTAGTGCTGAGGACGCAGTCGACTTGGGTCTAACAGGCCCTGCTCTTAGAGGAAGCGGCGTTCCTTATGACGTAAGAAAGGCAAATCCTTATCTTGGATATGAGAACTATGATTTTGAAGTCCCGATCGCAAATGAAGGAGATGCATACTCAAGGTTTATATGCCGATTTGAGGAAATGCGCCAGAGCCTAAAAATTATAGAGCAAGCGCTTGATAATCTGCCCGACGGTCCCTATATTGCCGATCTTCCAGATATTGTTCTACCAGAGAAAGAACTTACCTACACAAAAATGGAATCACTTATCAGACATTTCGTTATTGTCTACGAAGGCTTTAAACCGCCTGCAGGTGAAGTACAGCATGCTGTAGAAAACCCCAAAGGTGAGCTTTCTTACTATCTAATAAGCGACGGCACAGGAAAGCCATATAGAATGAGAGTGCGCGGACCTTCATTCGTTAACATGCAGG
- a CDS encoding NADH-quinone oxidoreductase subunit C — MSFDIEQAVSLLKNEFPKDILDTKEYRGETTLLVSSNQIANICNYLKENLDFSFLADLTAVDYLEVKSPRYEVVYHVHRFGPDYEENIRMRLKAELNSDEAKIDSVVSVWGSADWLEREVYDMFGIEFIGHPDLRRILLPEDYGPFPLRKDFDVRNREPSKKSFEKAVEEGN, encoded by the coding sequence ATGAGTTTTGATATTGAGCAGGCGGTCAGTTTACTAAAAAACGAGTTTCCTAAAGACATTTTGGATACAAAAGAGTATAGAGGGGAAACTACTTTATTAGTCAGCAGCAATCAAATCGCAAATATTTGTAATTATTTGAAAGAAAATTTGGATTTCTCGTTTTTAGCCGACCTTACAGCAGTCGACTACTTGGAAGTAAAATCACCTCGTTACGAAGTTGTGTATCATGTACACAGATTTGGCCCTGATTATGAAGAAAACATACGAATGCGGCTTAAAGCAGAGCTAAACTCAGATGAAGCCAAGATAGATTCTGTAGTTTCTGTTTGGGGTAGTGCTGATTGGCTAGAAAGAGAAGTATACGATATGTTCGGTATTGAATTCATAGGGCACCCAGATCTTAGAAGAATTCTTTTGCCTGAAGATTATGGACCCTTCCCACTTAGAAAAGACTTTGATGTCAGAAACAGGGAACCGTCCAAAAAATCTTTTGAAAAAGCTGTTGAAGAAGGCAACTAA
- the nuoB gene encoding NADH-quinone oxidoreductase subunit NuoB, which produces MGGEGFLTTTIEAFANWGRKNSLWPMPFGTACCAIEMMGVFASRYDLSRFGAEVARFSPRQADLMIVSGTITYKMASVCRRIYDQMPEPKWVIAMGSCTCGGGPFDSYAVVQGIDEFLPVDVYVGGCPPRPEALIDAVMKIQKKIEMKGAPVV; this is translated from the coding sequence TTGGGCGGAGAGGGTTTTTTAACAACAACAATTGAAGCTTTTGCCAATTGGGGCAGAAAAAATAGCCTATGGCCTATGCCTTTTGGCACGGCTTGCTGCGCTATTGAAATGATGGGAGTGTTTGCGTCAAGATACGATCTATCTCGTTTTGGCGCTGAGGTTGCCAGATTCTCACCCAGACAAGCCGATCTAATGATTGTGTCAGGCACTATTACTTATAAGATGGCCTCTGTGTGCAGAAGAATATATGACCAGATGCCAGAGCCAAAGTGGGTTATCGCAATGGGTTCTTGTACTTGCGGAGGAGGACCATTTGATAGCTATGCAGTTGTACAAGGCATAGATGAGTTTTTGCCTGTTGATGTATATGTCGGCGGCTGCCCTCCAAGACCAGAAGCATTAATTGATGCAGTAATGAAGATACAAAAGAAAATTGAGATGAAAGGGGCGCCTGTAGTATGA
- the ndhC gene encoding NADH-quinone oxidoreductase subunit A, with translation MLYEYIPILLILIFAIGLACIMIGLSSQLGPKKEAKGKLAPYESGMTATGDTRGKFSIKYYLVGALFILFDVEAVFLFAWASVYKDLGMLAFVEVIIFLIVIMAGYFYVIKKGALDWE, from the coding sequence GTGCTTTACGAGTATATACCAATTCTACTAATACTAATATTCGCAATTGGTCTTGCTTGCATAATGATTGGGCTCTCTTCTCAATTGGGTCCTAAGAAAGAGGCTAAGGGAAAGCTTGCACCATACGAATCCGGGATGACTGCAACCGGCGATACAAGAGGAAAGTTCTCAATAAAGTACTACCTTGTTGGGGCATTATTTATACTCTTTGACGTGGAAGCTGTATTTCTATTTGCCTGGGCGAGTGTATATAAAGATCTAGGGATGCTGGCTTTTGTAGAAGTAATAATTTTTCTCATAGTTATCATGGCAGGATATTTTTATGTAATTAAAAAAGGAGCATTAGATTGGGAGTAA
- a CDS encoding DUF4412 domain-containing protein, which translates to MFKVLLSLLIVLIFSISSYADVIFEIDQKQINPEATHKTKGMVKGKNFKMDFYENGEKLDGSMIYRGDTKEMIMVSHQDKSYVVLDEATLKELAGVMSQAMAEFEQAMKDATPEERAMMEQALKGRMPGMGDSEVVEPIIKKAGSSKVNSYSCTLYDVYKGDEKTSQHCVAPWASIEGGAEMKTVMLEMANFMDEMAKSFSKSKGFMGKQMQFENNVFAQLRKMDGFPVQTIDYDNGQVDSESQLASTKKTAVNAADLEPPAGYTRQNMGL; encoded by the coding sequence ATGTTCAAAGTTCTCTTATCGTTGTTAATTGTATTGATTTTCTCTATCAGCAGTTATGCAGATGTAATATTCGAGATTGATCAGAAGCAAATAAATCCGGAGGCGACCCACAAAACCAAAGGTATGGTAAAGGGAAAAAATTTCAAGATGGATTTTTATGAGAACGGGGAAAAATTGGACGGTTCTATGATATATAGAGGCGATACTAAAGAGATGATCATGGTCAGTCACCAGGATAAATCTTATGTAGTTTTGGATGAAGCTACACTAAAAGAGCTTGCCGGGGTCATGTCTCAAGCTATGGCAGAGTTTGAACAGGCCATGAAGGATGCAACTCCAGAGGAAAGAGCTATGATGGAGCAGGCTTTGAAAGGCAGAATGCCTGGTATGGGAGATAGCGAAGTGGTTGAGCCTATAATAAAAAAGGCAGGTTCTTCAAAAGTAAACTCTTACAGCTGCACTTTATATGACGTCTATAAAGGGGATGAAAAAACAAGCCAACACTGCGTTGCCCCTTGGGCAAGTATAGAGGGCGGAGCGGAAATGAAAACTGTAATGCTTGAGATGGCAAATTTTATGGATGAGATGGCTAAATCATTCTCCAAAAGCAAAGGTTTTATGGGCAAGCAGATGCAGTTTGAAAATAATGTCTTCGCTCAGCTAAGAAAGATGGATGGTTTTCCGGTACAGACAATTGATTATGATAATGGACAAGTAGACAGCGAATCACAACTAGCGTCCACAAAAAAAACAGCTGTAAATGCAGCAGACCTTGAGCCGCCCGCTGGTTACACAAGACAGAACATGGGTCTTTAA
- a CDS encoding pseudouridine synthase yields MKVRLNKFLSMCGVASRRNADELIKAGAVSINGQVEKNLGSTVSPDNDIVQVRGVVVKPEKNRYIILNKPKLFITALGDGQDEKKTVEQLLADIPQRVYPVGRLDYDVEGLIVCTNDGDLANKILHPSFELKKTYIAIVKGNISGPKVQRMSEGVELDDGFAHPDSIELITSDNSTSTVEISFHEGRNHLVKRFFAEFSHPVKQLKRVAVGPLELGNLKKGKWRDLNDNELMKLRRALEPGH; encoded by the coding sequence TTGAAAGTAAGACTGAACAAATTTCTCTCTATGTGCGGAGTGGCTTCAAGAAGAAATGCCGATGAGCTAATAAAAGCAGGCGCGGTGAGCATAAATGGTCAGGTGGAGAAGAACTTAGGCTCTACGGTTTCCCCTGATAATGATATTGTTCAAGTCAGAGGGGTTGTGGTCAAGCCTGAAAAAAACAGATATATCATCTTAAATAAACCCAAACTATTTATCACAGCACTTGGCGATGGCCAAGATGAGAAAAAGACAGTTGAGCAATTACTTGCAGATATTCCTCAGAGAGTCTATCCGGTAGGAAGGCTCGATTACGATGTTGAGGGTCTTATTGTTTGCACTAATGACGGCGATCTAGCCAACAAAATCCTTCACCCAAGTTTTGAATTAAAAAAGACATATATAGCTATAGTTAAAGGAAATATATCCGGTCCAAAAGTGCAAAGAATGTCAGAAGGAGTAGAGCTCGATGACGGTTTTGCTCATCCTGATTCAATAGAGCTGATAACTAGTGATAATAGCACGAGCACGGTAGAGATCTCATTTCATGAGGGAAGAAACCATCTTGTCAAAAGGTTTTTTGCAGAGTTCTCACACCCCGTAAAACAGTTAAAAAGAGTAGCTGTTGGTCCACTTGAACTGGGCAATTTA